Within Deinococcus seoulensis, the genomic segment CGCCCAGCGGCAGCACCGTCCAGTGACCGGTCAGATCACTCAGCACCTCCACGACCCGCGCGGGTGGGTAGCGCAGCTTCGGGTGCGCGGTCATCACGGCGTACGCCTCCGCCAGCGTGTGCGCGCACACAGCCAGGGATCCGCGTTCCTGCGCGGCCTGCACCTGCGCGTCCGCCCAGATGAACTGCGGGTGGTTCCCGACCAGTGCAGCGACCAGGGCACTGGTGTCGAACAGGGTCACCACGAACCGAGAACCTCGTTCAGCCGCTCGTCTCGCAGGTCCTGCACCGGATCGCCGGTGATGGCGCCCTCCCCGGTGAGGATCAGGCGGCCGTGATGCCGGGTAACCTGTGCGTCCCGCGCGGCAGGGCGAAGGTGAAGGGCTCCGCCTTCGAGTTCGACTTCGAGTTGCGCGCCGGGCTGGAGGGCCAGCGCGTCACGCAGGGCCTTGGGAATGAGGATGCGGCCGAAGCGGTCGATCTCCAGATGCGCGGTCATACTTGGCAGTTTAGGCGTGATCTTGCCAAGTCACTGCGATGCCAGTCACGTGCCGCTGCCCTGACTTGCCCCACCGCTCTGATGTGAGGCATCTGCGCCGCGACGGGTACCCTACAGTGCGGGCATGTCCAGTTTCACGCTCCCCGCCGCGGTCATGACGGCCATGCTGACCGGACTGATGATCGCCTGCCTGGGTCCCGTCAACAGTCTGCTGCAGGCCAGGATCGGCACGTGGTCCATGCTGACAGTCGTTCACCTGCTCGGCCTGGGCGTGGCGATCGTGGGCTTCTGCCTGACCCAGCCCACCCCCCTGGGAACGCCGGGAGACTGGACGCGTCCCCTGCTGCTCGTCCTGCTCGTCGGGGTACTCGGTGCGTTGCTGCTGCTGGCGCGGTCTGTGGGCAGTACCCTGCCCGCCTTCGCGTGGTGGGGGGGCGCCCTCGGCCTGCTGGTGGTGGTCGGCACCGTGCAGGCGATCGGCGTCCTCGGAGCGGTCCGGGCCGTGCTGCTGATCATTCTGGCCGAGCTGGTCGGGGCGGCCCTGATCGATACGTTCGGCCTGTTCGGCCGTCCGGTCCTGCCGCTGAACCCGGGCCGGATCACCGGACTGCTGCTGGTGCTCGGCGGGGCCCTCCTGACCCTGCAGGCCGGAACGTGACGACCCTCGTCGAGTTGGCGGCCGGGCAGCGTCCCACCTATGTGTGCACGCGGCTGTTTCACCCGTCGGGTCGGTTACTGGGGACGTTTCTGGAAGGAAA encodes:
- a CDS encoding type II toxin-antitoxin system VapC family toxin, which produces MTLFDTSALVAALVGNHPQFIWADAQVQAAQERGSLAVCAHTLAEAYAVMTAHPKLRYPPARVVEVLSDLTGHWTVLPLGEADYLDAVTRCRDLGLQGGAVYDTLIAQAAVRAGVMGLVTLNARHFVRFGDDVQRLVIAPGP
- a CDS encoding AbrB/MazE/SpoVT family DNA-binding domain-containing protein; its protein translation is MTAHLEIDRFGRILIPKALRDALALQPGAQLEVELEGGALHLRPAARDAQVTRHHGRLILTGEGAITGDPVQDLRDERLNEVLGSW
- a CDS encoding DMT family transporter, whose product is MSSFTLPAAVMTAMLTGLMIACLGPVNSLLQARIGTWSMLTVVHLLGLGVAIVGFCLTQPTPLGTPGDWTRPLLLVLLVGVLGALLLLARSVGSTLPAFAWWGGALGLLVVVGTVQAIGVLGAVRAVLLIILAELVGAALIDTFGLFGRPVLPLNPGRITGLLLVLGGALLTLQAGT